Below is a genomic region from Deltaproteobacteria bacterium.
GCGGGTCGCAGTCGGCCCAGCTCCCCGCGTCGGGGGCGCCGGTGGTGCCGCCCGTGGACCCGACGCCGGAGGTGTTCGTGGTCCCGGTGCCGACCGTGCCCACCGTGGTGGTGTCTCCAGTGGTGAAGCCCGTGCCCGTGGTGGTCGTCGCGGTCGCGCCGACGCTGGTCGACCCGGTGCCGACCGTGCCGATGCCGCTGCCGGTGGCGATCCCCACCGAGCCGGTGCTGTTCACGGCCGTGGGAGAGACCCCGGTGGTCCCCGTGACGCCGTCGGACGTGCCGGTGGCGCCCGTCGTGGCGCCCGAGGTGGTCGTGCCGGAGGCGTTGGAGGTGGTGGTGGTGATCCCGGTGCCCGCCCCGTGGGTCCCGCTGGCCGAGGTGCTCGTGGTGCTCCCGACGGCCGTGGCCTCGGTGCCGCCCGAGGTGAGCGGGGCCTCCCGGGTGCTCGGGTTGCAGCCCACGGCCGCGACCAGCGGGACCGCGAGGACGGCGCGGTGGAGCTTCTTGCGAAGGGAGCGCATGGGAGACCTCCGGACCTGAGTGACGGAGGGCGTGCGCAGCTTCAAGAATTCTGAAGAGTCGCGGCGCGCCAGGGACGAGCGCGGTCGAGCAGCTGCCGGTTGCTGACGGTGCGCGGTCGGTTGGAGCTCGACAGGCTTAGAGGCCGCGGCGAGCCTTCAAGGCCGCGAACCGCTCGTCCGACGCCTTCACGTCGGCCTCGCATGGCGCGCAAAGTGGCACGCTCGCCTCCGCCGTGGCTGCACCGCAGACGACGCATCGTGAATCCGCACGGACCCGGCGACGCCGTAGACAGTCACGGCAGATCGACCCCACCGGACCGGTGAGCACCTCGGTGGGAAACGGTTCCTTCTTCTTCCGGCAGAAGTCACAGCGCAGTCGATCCAGGCGCTGGAGGAAGAGCGGGAGGAAGATCCTTCTGCTCTCGCCAACGAAGAGGCGCCGGGCCCGGTAGGCATCGGCCTGCTCGAGGATCGACCGCCAGAGCGGCGTGGATGGACCCAACGCCAGGAGAGTGTCGAGCACGAGCTCCGAGCTCTGGTCGGGCGCGCTCGAGGCGTCGATGGCTCGGCGCACGAAGTCGACGCAGGCCTCGGCTCCGAGGGCCTCGTGAAAGGCCATGATCCACTGGGCTGAGTCCCGGTACTCCAGCAGGGACGCCGCATGCAGCCTCCGCCGCGCGACCTCGAGCCACTCCAGCTCGCCCATCCGGAAGAGCCGCGACGCGAACAGGGCCTGGGTGTGCGCGTCCTCTCTCAGCCTCGGGACGAACTCCTTGTAGAGCTCCCGCTGGCGCTCGGGCGACAACAGCTCCGTATCCCGCCACACCAGGCTGCATTGAACGCCTGGACGCATTCCATCGAGGAAGCCCTCGGCGTCGGTGCGCTTGTGGATCCACGCGTCCAGCACGTGGCGAATGGTGGCCTCGAGCTCCGCCTCGGTGGAGACCTTGCCAGTTTCGGAATCCGTGAAGGTCTTCATGGGCTGTGCTTCGCTACAGGTTACGAGCCCGGTTCAGCGGTCCCAGGCAGCCTGCTGCACGGATTCACCGACCGAGGTTAGCCGGCTTCGAGGGGGCAAACGAAGTGCTCGGGCATCGTCGCGAGTTCACGCGCTCCTACTCGAGCGGGAGCTCTCGCCCACCCGCGTCACCTCGCCGTACTCCACCGTCCGCAAGAGGAGCGCCTGCGCCGGCTTGGCCAGCTCGCCGAGCTCGTCCATGAAGAGCGTGCTCCCGTGGGCCTGGACGAAGAGGCCCCGCTCGTCATTCGTGGCCCCGGTGAACGCGCCCCGGCTGTGGCCGAAGAACCGGCTCTCCGCCAGAGCGCCTTCGTAACTTGGCTCTCCACGGCTCCGCTGCCCGAGCGAGCAGCCCAAGGAGCTCTGTGCCGCGTGCGCGACGAACGAGCTCAATCGGGATGGCTCTGGAACTGATCGGTGAGATCCCCACCAAGATCCAGCACCTCATTGGTCGCGAAGAGCACCGCGCCATTCACGTGCTTCCTGAACTTGGCGTGCTCCTGGACCAGAGCCGAAGGAAGTACCGCGGCCCTGCGAACTGAATATTCGGGGTCGAAGAGCAGGACCAGGCACTCGTCGAACTCGAAGGAACGAAACACCGAGAGCTGGCGGTCTTCCCTGCGTTTCAGGTCGCGCACCAGCCGCGCCTTGACCTGAACGCGACGGCCCTTGGGCGTGACCAGGTCGTGGCTCTTGCTCGAGTTGCGCTCGAGGGTCCCGCCGAGGACCCGTCGTGCCAGCCACTCAGCCCATTGCCCCAGGGGAGCGTCGTTCGTGCGCACGATCTCGCGCCGACGAAGCTCGACCAGGACGGACTCGTAGGCCGCGAGCAGCTCGCGAGGCGTGCACGAGGAGAGGGCAATGGGGTCGATGAGTGGCATCGGCTGCAAGACTATCGTTGCCGTAGGAGCAGGTCTCAGTGCCAGTCGCGCCCGCTGCGTCCGAGATCCGCAGCGTCGTCAGATCTCTTCCCGTGTCGTCGTCTCCGACTTGCTGGTCAGGGCTGCGCCAATCGGCGCACGACCGGGCCGGCATCACTCGCATTTCGGAGACGCACGGATGTCATTCAACTTCAAGAATCTCGATTCGCAGACGCGGGACCTCATGGTGCAGGAAATCAAGTCGGACCTTTCTTCCAAGCGGCTCTACATCAGCGACAACCTGAATCCGCATGGAGTGGGCGTGTACCCGGACTTGCTATTGCGCTCGGCGCAAGGCGGCACGGAGGTCACCCTGGGTCATGAACTGCTCGGGCAGCTGAACTCGCACGAGAAGCCGCGGCCCGTGGGCAAGAACCGGGTGATGGCCACGCCCAAGATGCGTTCGAACGCCAACGAGATGCTGGCCGAGGGCGAGTTCAACCGTTTCTACATGCGCGCGATCTGCATGCGGGCCATCCTCGCCGGCGCGAAGGCTGTGACCGTCTACCGCGCTAAGGACGTGACCAACGCCCGCAGCGAGTCGGAGGCCAAGATCGGCATGAGCATCTCCGCTCAGGCGTTGCTCGACGATCTGCGCAAGCGCATCGGCATCGAGACCCACCTCGG
It encodes:
- a CDS encoding sigma 54-interacting transcriptional regulator codes for the protein MSSFVAHAAQSSLGCSLGQRSRGEPSYEGALAESRFFGHSRGAFTGATNDERGLFVQAHGSTLFMDELGELAKPAQALLLRTVEYGEVTRVGESSRSSRSA